The Acidithiobacillus caldus ATCC 51756 genome has a segment encoding these proteins:
- a CDS encoding type II toxin-antitoxin system TacA family antitoxin, translating to MGSTVAKQNRIGARVPHEVYETLCRAAELTGATVNQFLVQAALKEAQEVLEREAVIRLTPRDWNWLLDLLESPPEPNAKLKAAMMRHHQSKREDADTAFNWEP from the coding sequence ATGGGTTCCACCGTAGCCAAGCAGAACCGCATCGGCGCTCGGGTTCCCCACGAGGTCTATGAAACTCTGTGTCGTGCTGCCGAGCTGACTGGTGCCACGGTCAATCAGTTTCTCGTGCAGGCGGCATTGAAAGAGGCCCAGGAGGTCCTCGAGCGTGAAGCGGTCATTCGCCTCACCCCGCGCGACTGGAACTGGCTGCTGGACTTGCTGGAAAGCCCGCCGGAGCCGAATGCCAAATTGAAGGCTGCCATGATGCGCCATCACCAGAGCAAGCGGGAAGATGCAGATACTGCCTTTAACTGGGAACCATGA